A DNA window from Impatiens glandulifera chromosome 7, dImpGla2.1, whole genome shotgun sequence contains the following coding sequences:
- the LOC124944681 gene encoding lysophospholipid acyltransferase LPEAT1-like — protein MLYGLIEMKTTVRSLNLTAIRNLRTLRHRLPRLSRSWRRNLLLMYVQNDVYGTMGLGELPLTEKILIGVVLVTLLMLIVYYVICRICTMFSSPNRADEHEDYAHMCGWRRAVIIRSEKFLSRAILFAMGFYWNKEIPLHQEVYILRWF, from the exons ATGTTATATGGGTTGATTGAG ATGAAGACGACCGTCCGCTCCTTAAATCTAACCGCAATCCGGAATCTACGAACCCTGCGCCACCGCCTTCCGAGACTATCGAGGAGTTGGAGAAGAAATTTGTTGCTTATGTATGTACAGAACGATGTGTATGGAACAATGGGTCTCGGCGAGCTGCCGCTGACGGAGAAGATACTCATTGGAGTTGTGCTAGTCACACTCTTGATGTTGATTGTTTATTACGTGATTTGTCGGATTTGCACTATGTTTTCGTCTCCAAATCGAGCGGATGAACATGAAGATTATGCGCATATGTGTGGATGGAGGAGGGCTGTGATtatcaggtctgaaaagttccTCTCTAGGGCTATTCTTTTTGCTATGGGATTTTACTGGAACAAAGAAATTCCTCTTCATCAAGAGGTATATATATTGAGATGGTTTTGA
- the LOC124944680 gene encoding F-box protein SKIP14-like, which yields MRLVQCTRITVGGLRLVLESNPGLIKLSIPGCVRLDMESILCCLKSFKSLGFPGIKQLSVGNVQIVTQDQFDELNLLLNIDHKKQVASYKPRFYGAGNLYLSCTDDRPIDIEKCPGCQKFRQVYDCPAESCQGSSAQLCKACLFCITRCINCGHCISDKNYEEIFCLDFVCLYCLMKILKCQEEDRDI from the exons ATGAGACTTGTACAATGTACTAGAATAACTGTTGGTGGTTTGAGGCTAGTGCTTGAAAGCAACCCAGGGCTGATAAAG CTTAGCATTCCTGGTTGCGTGAGACTCGACATGGAAAGTATCTTGTGTTGCTTAAAGTCCTTCAAGTCCTTAGGCTTCCCTGGAATAAAGCAACTTAGTGTAGGCAATGTTCAGATTGTTACACAGGACCAATTTGATGAGCTAAACTTGTTACTAAATATTGATCACAAAAAGCAGGTTGCTTCCTACAAGCCTCGGTTCTACGGTGCTGGGAACTTATACTTGTCTTGCACTGATGATCGGCCTATTGATATTGAGAAATGCCCAGGGTGCCAGAAATTTAGACAGGTCTATGATTGCCCTGCAGAGAGTTGTCAAGGATCTAGTGCTCAATTATGTAAAGCTTGTCTCTTTTGTATTACAAGGTGCATAAATTGTGGTCACTGCATTTCTGACAAGAATTATGAGGAAATATTTTGTCTAGATTTTGTCTGCTTGTATTGTTTGATGAAGATTCTAAAATGTCAGGAGGAAGACAGAGATATATAG